In Zhaonella formicivorans, one DNA window encodes the following:
- the ligD gene encoding non-homologous end-joining DNA ligase, with protein MDESLTITVEGKEIRISNPQKILWPETGFTKLYYVNFLLSVADYLLPYSKNRLLMMWCYPDGVNAKRIVRKAMPSFAPAWIQRTFYIDKHWILLNDRPTLAWLANLAALELHVPFDTYDRIGYPTELVFDLDPMDTDNFELVLETALQLKDLLDSLGLKSFAKTSGSTGLQVYVPIEPKYEYRETRMVNEFIAKYMVQKNPDKITIDRVVKRRGKKLYFDYLQLWKMRTLPAPYSSRATATGTVSTPVTWEEVRKGFSPTDFTMVNIIQRIQERGDLFSPVTTEKNKYMQSLDKILAFLKTHKSVVMI; from the coding sequence ATGGATGAGTCATTGACAATTACCGTCGAAGGGAAAGAGATCAGAATTTCGAACCCGCAAAAAATTTTATGGCCGGAAACAGGGTTTACTAAACTATATTATGTAAACTTCCTGCTCAGTGTAGCTGATTATCTTTTGCCCTACAGCAAAAACAGACTGCTGATGATGTGGTGTTATCCTGACGGCGTGAATGCAAAACGCATTGTACGCAAAGCAATGCCTTCTTTTGCTCCGGCATGGATTCAACGCACATTTTATATCGATAAGCATTGGATTTTATTAAACGACAGGCCAACCCTTGCTTGGTTGGCCAACTTGGCAGCTCTGGAACTACACGTTCCATTTGACACTTACGACCGCATTGGTTACCCTACAGAATTAGTTTTTGACCTGGATCCGATGGATACGGACAACTTTGAATTGGTGTTAGAAACGGCACTACAATTAAAAGACTTACTAGACTCCCTCGGTCTTAAAAGTTTTGCCAAAACCTCCGGTTCAACAGGATTACAAGTATATGTTCCTATAGAGCCAAAATACGAATACCGGGAGACCCGCATGGTAAATGAATTTATAGCAAAGTATATGGTGCAGAAGAACCCTGATAAAATAACCATTGACAGAGTGGTCAAAAGGAGGGGAAAAAAACTATATTTTGATTATCTCCAGCTCTGGAAGATGCGAACTTTACCTGCCCCCTATTCGTCCCGGGCAACAGCTACAGGTACAGTATCAACGCCGGTAACCTGGGAAGAAGTAAGAAAAGGTTTTAGCCCTACTGATTTTACCATGGTTAACATAATACAGAGAATTCAGGAAAGAGGGGATCTATTCAGTCCTGTTACCACCGAAAAAAATAAATATATGCAAAGCCTAGATAAAATCCTTGCTTTTTTAAAAACGCATAAAAGCGTAGTTATGATTTAG
- a CDS encoding arginase produces the protein MEKNLLSIDWDYFVPVNKEWCGSYLENAQNLSGLWYQRYLRERMRGEDIRRTVDTGPELEEFWPKIITRFNIRKTTKVYVSDSHKFSYEICRDHGCNHVYLFDAHADLGYGGISSLAFELNCANWLGKLLQDNVIAKATIFYSPYTYEKQEDFEEINRVFNIRYCTLEDLKGQIEVAAIHICRSGAWTPPWLDAKFYNFVQGLNMPYRILECPERNWAPGKLTLSEKIDYLLHVS, from the coding sequence GTGGAAAAAAATCTTTTAAGTATTGATTGGGATTATTTTGTACCGGTAAACAAAGAATGGTGTGGGTCTTATCTGGAAAATGCTCAGAACTTGAGCGGGCTGTGGTATCAAAGATATCTAAGAGAGAGGATGAGAGGGGAGGATATCCGGCGGACAGTAGATACCGGCCCGGAATTGGAAGAGTTCTGGCCCAAGATTATAACCCGGTTTAACATTAGAAAAACAACTAAAGTTTATGTTTCCGATTCCCATAAGTTCTCCTATGAGATTTGCCGCGACCATGGCTGCAATCACGTTTATTTATTTGACGCCCACGCCGATCTTGGTTACGGGGGGATTAGCTCACTGGCTTTTGAACTTAACTGTGCCAACTGGCTTGGTAAATTGTTGCAAGACAACGTTATTGCCAAAGCAACCATTTTTTATAGCCCGTACACCTATGAAAAGCAGGAAGATTTTGAAGAAATCAATCGGGTATTTAATATTCGGTACTGCACGCTGGAAGATCTGAAAGGCCAGATAGAGGTGGCGGCAATTCATATCTGCCGGTCGGGGGCTTGGACTCCGCCCTGGCTCGATGCTAAATTCTATAATTTCGTGCAAGGACTGAACATGCCTTACCGGATCCTGGAATGCCCCGAGCGAAATTGGGCCCCCGGTAAGCTGACTCTGTCAGAGAAGATTGATTATCTATTGCATGTTTCGTGA
- a CDS encoding cupin domain-containing protein, producing the protein METLTRNFKISLSEIPARKNHRGILARNIFEEDSARVLNLLLKPGDKIPAHVTPVDIFYYVIKGSGCIEIGQESYMVKENDIVFSPKYIPHGVHAIEEDFEILVVKAPNPDKP; encoded by the coding sequence ATGGAAACATTGACTCGTAACTTTAAAATCAGCCTTTCTGAGATACCGGCACGGAAGAACCACAGGGGCATTTTAGCCCGCAATATTTTTGAAGAGGATTCTGCCAGAGTTCTAAATCTTTTGCTCAAGCCGGGGGATAAAATTCCTGCTCATGTAACGCCGGTAGACATTTTCTACTATGTGATTAAAGGCAGCGGATGTATCGAAATCGGGCAAGAGTCCTATATGGTAAAAGAAAATGACATAGTCTTCAGTCCAAAATACATCCCTCATGGAGTACATGCAATAGAAGAAGATTTTGAGATCCTGGTTGTGAAAGCACCCAATCCTGACAAACCGTAA